TAGTACGGAGACCATCCGGAGACTTAGAAAGCTGGTTATTATAGTCAGCGCAGAAGAAAATCGGACCTTCAGCCTTGCGCTTGTTTTCAGCAGCAGCCAAACGGGCAGAGAGCATCACCGGTCTTTCACCCGGAGTCATGCCAGAATCCAGAGGAGGTTCTTCGGCAGGATAGAAGCCACCCACCACCGGAGCACCCGGGCTCTGGTAGGTATCGGATTCAAATTCAAACTTACCGTCAGAAACCTGATTAAAGGTCATGTTAAAGCAGTACTTTTCGTTCACGCCCGGGGTGTAGTTAAACATAGCCGTGAAAGCTTCTTCTGCCTGAGCACCAAAGCAGCTCTTACCCTTAGTAGTAAGCACCATTTTCTTTCTGCCTGTGGTAGCATCCCTTTGCAAAGTGCTTTCCACCATGCCCTTAGTCACACCGATACACGGAACTTCGCCACCAGCAGAAGCAACCTGATACTTAGCAGACGCAGTATAGCAAGCGTTAGCATGAGCCTGAGCAGGAGTCTGTCCAGGAGCCCAGTCCGGGTTGCAGGTAAATGCACCATGCAAAGAAGCGTCGGTATCGTAAATCAAAGCGGCCAAATCGTAGCTGCACTTGCCAACAACATTCGGGCGGGTGTCGTACCAACCCATTTCATCACTCGGGAGCTTAGTAGCTTCATCAGGGTCAGCCACAAAGAAAAGTTCATCAGAATCAAAGAGAGCGAACATGCCTTCCAAACCGATCGGTTCAGCAGCGGTGCCTTCAACCTGCCAGCCACCATCCTTACCGATAGCTTCCTTCACTTCCGTATCATCATCGCGACGGATAAGGACCTTGGACGGGAGAGCTTCATCAATATAGCGTCTAAAATACCAACCGCACTGTTCGTCAAGTTCCAATTCATGGTCCTTGCCATCTTCAACAAGCAGCGGAATAGCACTCTTCCACGTTTCATTATTCGGCAAGAATACGTAGAAATACTTGACGTCAGGAGGAGTCTTGCTCATGTAGGTGATGTTAGCCTTGTTCGGATCCGGATGAGCGGAGATCCACAATTCACCTGCAGAACCGAAATCGGAGCAAGTAAAAGCAGTAGCGCTGTTATCGCTTATCTGCAAATACTTGACGTTCATCGAGTCTTTTCTTGCGCAATGACCGCTATTACAGTCATTAGCACCGGTTTCTTCAATGACAAAGCCCTTAGCTGAGTTCGGACCGCCGATTTTAGAGGCGCTAACTTGGAGCCAGTTAGCAAAGGTGCTCTTTTCAAATTCAGCCTTTTGTCCACCGGCAACAGCATAAGCAGATGTCCAACCTTCGGGCAGCTTGAAATAAACAGTGCCCTCACAAGCCAATGCAGCAAAAGCACTCTGCGCACCGGCAAAGAGCATTATACAGCCCAATACCCACCATTTTAAGGAGTTGATTCTGTTATTCATTGTTTTTCTTTCCATTTTCGGTTCTCTCTGACCGCGTTGCACATCAAGAAGAACAGCCTCCTCGATATACTACACCGAAACGAAATCTACTTTTTTAAATAAAAAAACGGAATTTTTTCTTTTAAATCCATGTGAAAAAAAATTTATATAAGGAAATCCACAGCTCTATTCACAAACTTTCAACATTGTTTGTAAGTGTATTTTTACAAACAAGACTTTGTAACAAAAGATTTTACAAAAGATGTGATGTAAGCTGTATCATAGCCGTATTATAGAATTAGTGGTTAGAGGGTGGGGATTCCCGTTCGGAGTAGAGGAGGACAGTGCCGAGAGCAAGGACGACTTTTGCAAAAGGTCCTATATTTGGGGCGGGATTAACAAGGGATTTTATGGAAATTTTAAAACCGATGGTCGTTCACCCGCACTTGATAGTGCTGTACCCGCAAAGCGAGTTCGCAGAGCTTCCGCTCGAATTAGGGACCGTGGTGCTCGGTCGTGGGCAAGATGCCGACATCCGTTTTGAAGACGAACTGGTAAGCCGCAGGCATTGCGCGCTCACGTTTGACGGTCAGAGTGTGACGGTCGAAGACCTCGGCAGCACGAACGGAACGTTCGTCGACGGTAACTATATAAATAAGCAAATTCTCGATTCGGACAACAGGCTCCAGATTGGCAAGATGGTCTTGAAGGTCGCCTACAAGGACCAAAGCGAAGAAGCTTTTAGCCGCGAACTGTACGAAGCAGCGACGATGGACGAACTGACGGGAGTTCTGAACCGCCAGGCGTTTATGGACCGCTCGGCAGGAGAACTTGTATGCGCCCGCCGCGGGGGCACATTTATCCATGTGGCGATGATTCGCGTGGATGAATTCAAACGTCTGACGGAATCCTGCGGTGAAATGTGCGGCGACCTAATTTTAAAGGAAGTCGCCAGGATCTTGAACGATGAGAAGCGCGATTCGGATTTGCTCGCACGCTACGAGGGAGAAAAGTTCCTGCTCCTCATGAATGGGATTTCGCCCGAAGACGCCACGAAGCGCGCCGAGAAAATGCGTTTGGTCATTGAACGCCACATATTCTCGTGGATGGATTCGAGAATCCCGGTGACAATTTCGATTGGGCTAGTGTCTCGACAGGGGGCCGAAGTTTCGCAGATGAACGAGTTCATCGCCGAAAGCGATGGATTGCTCAATACTGCGGGGTAAATGCGGCGAGAAGCGCCGCGCCTTAAATGCGCGGGATGTTCTTGAGTTCGGCGCGGAGCATGATGATGGCGATAACGGCCGTCACAAAGTCTGCAATGGGCTGTGCCATGAACACGCCACGAAGTCCGAAGAAACGCGGCATAATAAACAGGAACGGAATCAGCAAAATGAGCTGACGGCAAGCGTTTAGGAACATCGAACGCCAGGCTTTGCCCGTTCCCTGGAAAAAGTTACCCGACACCATACCTAGCGGTACAAACGGCATCATGCAAATGAAGGTGCGGAGAGCTTTGCTCGTGAGCTGTTGCATATTCTGGTCGTTCGGGACAAACGGCTTCACAAAAGCAAGCGTATTCGTCATCACGAGTAGCCATGCAACCACGATGAACGCAATTGCATAAAGCATGGTGAACTTGACAGTATCGCGCACACGGTTGTTGTACTTGGCACCGTAATTGTACCCGATAATCGGTTGAGAGCCCGTCACAAAGCCCATGAGCGGCAAAACAATCATGGAGACGATACTCATCAGAATTCCGAATGCGGCAATTGCCTGGTCTCCACCCGTCATACCGTTCACAATCGGCAAGTCACGAGTACCATACGATGTGAGGCTGCGTGCCAAAATGGCGTTCACAAGGCTGTTGCTAATCTGCATAATGCTCGGCGGAAGGCCAAGAATGAAGATTTTGCGCACATACGGGAGGCGGAGCTTCATGTAACGGCGGTTGACCTTGATAGGCGTCGTCTTTTTCACGAAGAACTGCATCACGGCAAGGCCGCCGATGAACTGGCTCAAGACAGTCGCCCAAGCAGCGCCCTCAATGCCCCAGTTGAACTTCATGATGAAAAGCCAGTCTAGAATCACGTTACTGCCGGCACCAATCATCACACGGGTCATGGCCGTTTTCGGGTGGCCCATGCTGCGGATAAAGTGGTTCATGCCGGGGACAATCGTCTGGAAAATCGCACCGCACAAGATGATGCGCATGTAACTCGAAGCCACAGGCAAAAGCTGGTCGCTTGCGCCAAAGAGCTTGAGGAGTGGCACCATGAAAATCTGACCAAGCGTAAAGGAGCTCACCGCCATGATGATGAGCAAAACAAAGGAGTTATTAAGGATGATAGCCGCCTGCTGGTACTTGCGTTCACCGAGGCGGATGGCAAAAAGCGTGTTGCCACCCACGCCAACCATCATAGACATCGCCATAATGAAAAGGGCAATCGGAAAGCAGATGGTGATGCCGCCGATGCCGAGGCTACCGACGCCCTGGCCTACGAAATAGCGGTCCACGATGTTGTAGAGCGCTTCGACGAGCATACTGATGATAGCCGGGACCGAAAACTGCATGACAATCTTCGGGATACTCGCCGTCCCCATCGCGTTAAGTTTTTTATTGTTTATTACATCTTCCATAAACACACCCGTGAGGCCCGCAAGACGCAAATGGTTGGACTAGATGCGCGGAGCCGCTCAAGATAACCGCAAAATGCGGAAAACGTCGCAAAAACCTCGATTTTCGCGCGCAAAGATAGAAAATTTGGGGGCAAATGCCAAGCTTTTAATTTAGATAAGAAAAACGCCTTCTAGTGCTTTTTCTCAAGAATCTGGAGCGCCTGCTCGATGATGGCGGGCGACAATTTGAAAATGTCGCTGAGGGTTTGCACGCGGTCGGCGGGCTCAATGCGCTTCATTTGCGAGCCTGTGCTGCTGCGAACGACGAGGTTTCCCTTCTGGTAGTAATACTGGATGCCTTTTTCGCGGTCAAGGCGGTTCAAGACCGGGTAGGTCATCATTTCGCGGTAGAAACTCTCGTTCCAGTGGTGCTTGAATTCTTCGACGGAGACACCTTCGACGGGGTACTCGAAACGGAGCTTCATCGGGGCGCCAGCGCCACCTGTCCAGAGTTCCATCGATTCGAGCGTCGGGCGCACGAGACGCACGCAGTTCGGGGAAAGCGGGAAAAACGCTTCACCGGTGCCAAAAGGCTGCGGAAGCGGCATCTGGAGCGGGTCGAAAATCAAGTAACCCGGGTCAAGAAGGTAGGAATTAGACGAGAGAACCGACCCCAGCACGGAGGTCGGGGTGACATTCGTAGAAAAAAGTTGCCCCGGGGTGACAACGCTGTCGTCGGGGTCGGGCAAGATGAGGGCGCAGTGGATATTGCGTTCTTTGCGCTTGTGGCCCATGACAAGACGCGGTTTGAAGCCCATATCCGTGAGCGCCTGGTATAAGTGCCATGTCATGCTGAAGCAGGTGCCCCCGCCCATCCAGGAATCGATATCATTCTGGTCGCTATCGTCAAGCTTGCGCGCGCCGGTGGCGCTTCCCGTCTGTTCCAGACGGATGATTTTCGTCAAGTTTTCGTAGGTGATGTTCGAAATCTGGTTGCAGAGATCGACGACCTTTTTCATGTTCTCGGGGGTCATTTTCGCACCTAGTCCATTTCGGTGGGGATACCACCGAGCATACTGCAAATTTCAGGACCAATGACACCATTTTGGATGGCGATGGTGAGCAAGCGCTGCTCAATTTCTTGCGGCGGGAAGCGAAGACCGACGGCATTTTCTGCAGAAGCCGCATCGGAAGAGTCTTCAAGAGTCGCGGCTTCTTGGACCAAGCGTTCGGCAAGGGCAGCATGGAGCGCAAGCGACGTATCAATGTACTTTAAATGTGTCGGTTCTTCGAGAATGAAGTTCAGCGGACCTTTATCATTGAGCACTTTTTCTGCCGGGATAGCTTCGCCATATTCATCTTCGACCCCCATATTGGCAAGATTTGCCTGGGTCGAGAGAAGCGCTTCCGTCAATTCCGGGGCTGCAAGGGCATTTTTGACTCCCGTCGCCGTCACGACGAAATCCGAATTTTCAATCAAGGAAGCGACAGTTGCATAGTCATGGCAATCCACGACAGCCACGTCATTTTGCTCAAGGACGGCAGAAAAATCGCCTGCGGGCATTGTTTCAGGAGCCGCGGAATGTTCAGCATTTTCGGAATTCGCTGTTTGAGACTGCCCGCGTTTCAAGTCCGTCACAACGGTCACATTGCAGCCTCGGCGCACGCCTTGGAGCGCAATTCCCGAACCGACTTTGCCACTACCAAAAACCAATAACTTCTTGCCTTCGAAATCTCCACCAAAGCCCAGCTTTTCGAGAGCGCGGAAATAGCCATCGCCCGTGCCCAAGGAAGTCTCGATGCGCTTGACGATACCACTATCGGCAACGTAAACCGGTTTTTCTGCATTTTTATAATAGTGTACACCCGAACGCGTGAGTTCCACAAAGCCAATTTTCGGGTGGAGCACCGCAAAAGGTCCCGCACAGTCGAGTACCACGTCTACAAACTCGCCGTGGGATTCAGCTTCGAGCATTTCGGCAGGCGTTACAACGGGCACGCCCCATTCCCTCATAAAGTCCACGACATCGGGGTCGTTAAATTCCGAAAAACCAACGAGAAGGTCGGCACCGCCCGCCACGAGAGCCCGGTATTCGGTCATGGTGTTGCGGTAAATCGGGGTTGCCACCAGCACGCGGAGGCCATCGAACGGACGGGTATGTGTCCATTCGCTTTCAAGCGCCGCAAGTGCGGGGTATTCGTTTTTTTCGTAAACTTCGTCTAGAACGGAGGAGAGAATCGACTGTAAATCCATGTAAGGAAATATAGAATTTACCCCTCCCCTGTTGCATTACTATACAACAAAAAGAAATTTAACGTGGGACGGTTCTTTATATATGGGGGTAAATTATTTTCGCATAATACTATTAACAAGGTGTGGATAATGAACTACAAAAAAATTTCTATTGCCTCTGTCGCAGTTGGAATGTTCGCAGCAGGCGCAGCTTTCGCTCAGAATGCAGAAATTGCAACCTGGTCGGGCTTCCGCAAGGGTGCCGCCTCCTTTACATTTGACGATGGCGCCCCGAGCCAAGTCAGCGATGCCGCTCCGGTATTCGACAAGTACGGCTACAAGGGTACCTTCAACCTGGTTTACAACTGGAACCCCAACTGGAGCGGTTTCCAGGGCATGGCAGACAACGGTCACGAAATCGCAAGCCACAGCAATAGCCACGGTCAAAACATGAGTGGCGAAGAAGCCTCTTCAAAACAAAATATTAATGGAAAAATCAAGCAGAAGTACGGCATTATCACAGTCGCCTACCCGAACTGCAACGTACCAAATGAAAGTGCAGTAAAAAGCAACTACATCGTAGGCCGTATCTGCAACGGCAGCTGGAAGGGCATGTCCGATGAAATGGGCAAGGACGGTCCCAGCAACTGGGCTCAGACTCCCGCTACCATGACCGGTGCCGAAGGCCAGATCAAGAGCACAAACGACTTTACCGGCAGAATGCAGAAAGTCATCCAGAGCAACGGCTGGGCCGCATTCCTTACCCACGGTTTCCAAGGCAAGAACAACGGCAACGCCACCTACTCCCCGACCGACCTCGGCGCTATCGAAGGAGCATTGAAGTGGGCAAAGGAAAACGACAAGGACATTTGGGTTGCCCCGATGGGCTTTGTCGCCATGTACATCAAGGAACGCAATGCCTCCAAGATTGAACCGCAGGACGGTGGTGCAGCAAACACCATGACGTTCGAACTCAAGCACTCTATTGCAGATAACATTTCCAAGTACGACTACCCGCTTTCCATCAAGGTAAAAACCGACTGGACCAAGGTCGAAGTCACGCAGAGTGACGCCAAGCTCGAATCCAAAGTTGATGGCGGTTATGTTTACTTTGACGCTGTTCCGAACGCAGGCAAGATTGTCGTGAAGAACGCCAACGCCGCCGCAGAATCTTCTAGCAGCGCTGAACCGCCGGCAAGTTCCAGCTCCAGCGAACCGGCAGTTTCTTCGAGCAGCACAACAGCTCTCCCGATGCAATCACTTGACGGTCGCCACCTCGCTGCATACGTAGACGCAAGCGGCTATATCACCGTTCAGAACGCCCAGGGCTTGAACATCACCGTGTTCAACAGCCTCGGTAACGTTGTCCGTACCACCAAGGGTATCGGCATGTTGCAGAAAGTCTATACCGGTGCCAAGGGCATGTATGTCGTAAAAATCGGCAACAGAGCTTGGACAATGAACATCAAGTAGTTCAAAAAAGTTTGTGGTTTAGGGATAGCCCGCTCCGATTGGAGCGGGCTTCTTGTTTATTGATAGGGTAAACATGAATAGCTCCCGCTCTCACGAGCGGGAGCGTGCTTATTTCAGGAGATATGGGATTTAATCATTCATATCAGCACAGCTGTCAATAACATACTTAGCGTTTTTAGCCCAGTGAGGATCTTTGTATGTCGGAACACTATCAATCATCTCAGGTTTGACAAAACACATACCACCATGAGGAGGTTCTATTCCTGGATATCCCACATATTCTGGGAAATATTCCAGATAATCCATATATTCTCCATTTTCGAGAGCACAATCAGCTTTGAATTCCTCATACATTTCATGATCTTGACGAGTAACGAGACTTTTCAGAACAACAAGACCAGAGTCTTGCTCTCTAAAACCGATTGAATAACCTTTTGATTTTAATTCAAGTTGCGAGCATTGCAACCTCTGTTGTCCATAATTTCCATGCCCCCCATAGCTCATAAAAAGTGGCCAACGCATATGATTATGTTCTTTGTCAATCATCGCCACTTCTGTTTGGTAATATACTTGATTACAGGAAGTTACACCGGAACAAACAGAAGAATCGAAATCAAAATCGTTGATAATATCATTGACAACATAGCGAATGGAGCCTGCTTCAAGAATTTTTTCAACAACATCGTTATAAGTTTTATAGGCATCCACAGAATCGTAATGGAAGATGCTTCTATAGTTTCCCTGAGGATCGTTTGATTGCGAGGTATCTCCAGCCACATGATAAATTGTCACTGCATGATTATTACCCACGCGATTAAGTAACGCAACAAGGTCACTAGATTCTCGATTTACGTCGAAAGAATTCGAAGACCCCGGCCCGACACCAGAGCTAGAGCTCAAAGCAACGGTATTCGCCTGTTCGTCCGCACCGACAACCTTGTTATCAGAGCAAGCGCTTAGCGCACCTGCGATACTCAACGCAGCAAGCGTATGCGGTATGATTTTTTTCATATTCATAGGAATCCTCCTTTGAAATTTTTTCATATTCATAATGTTTCCTCCTTACACTTTTTCCGTCAGCGGGAAAAGCTGTAGATTTAAACGATAAACTTGGTTGATTTTTTTGGATTCGCCAGCAATGGCAATAACTTGTTTGCGGAAACGGTCCACCTCTTCGGAGATGCGTTTCACAGCATTTTCGTCGACTCCGATGGTCACGCCCGATATGTTGCGTTCACCCGGAGCAATTTTTTCGATAGCCTCGCGAGCAAGGTCAATCATCTGGCCGTTCATGGAGCGGAGCGCAAGCTTAAGCGCATCGCCCGAACCTGTAATGACTTTGTCAGTCTGCTCGTAGACGTTCTCGCCAAGCGACTTGAGCAAATCGAGCTTTACCAAGAGTTTTAACGAAACGCGGACTTGTTGCGCCGTAAACGTATGTTTGATTTTCTTAGCGATTTCACCCGGAAGTGCTCCTGGCATCAACGGGGCAAGTTCACGAACAACGGAATTTACCGCTGATTCGTAATAGTCAAACGCATCAGCATTCAACACTCTAGCACGCTGTTCGTTTGCAAGCCTCTCCATTTCGAGAAAAGCTTCCTTTTTATAGCCATCGTCTTTGGCATTCGTGAATTCGACCATGAGCTTGAAATATTCCCGTTCAAAGTCGTTCAGGTTCATCGCAGCAGCCACAAGCGGGACACCCACGCGGCTCAACGAGCTCTTGCCATCACATACAAGTTTTAGGTACGATGGCGACGAGAATCCGGCGATCTTGGAAAATTCACGCCATGAGAACGCAGAACTTTTCTTTCGCCATTCAAAATAATCAAGCATGTACTTTCGGTAATCTTGATATTCTGTTATCGGTTTCATGTTTTAACCTCCTTTCGCAAACAAATATACCTCATTTGCGTAGGACTCGCAACAGATAAAATGATACAAAATTTTCGATTTTTAACAGAATTACGAAAATTTTGCAAATTTCAAAAATTTTTAAAATTTAATGAATCAGTAGTAGATGTAGATGAATCAGGGAGAGACTTAACTGGATCTTTCGCTACGCTCAAGATGACGATGCATAACGAGGGGGTGGTGCCCGCTCGGAGGCGGGCATGACATTGTATTTTCTAAATTTGGGGTATGAAACCGTGGAAATTATTGGATTCTGAATTTTTGGTGGATGCGCCGTGGTTGAAGGTCGCAAAGGAAACATGCGAACTGCCAAGCGGCAAAGTCATCGATGATTTTTATACGTTGTGGCAGCCCGACTGGGTTTTGATTCTTGCCCGCACAAAGGAGGGCAAGTGGGTCATGACGGAACAGTACCGCCACGGGACGGGTAAGATTGCGCTTGAGTTCCCGGCAGGGATTATAGACAAAGGCGAAACGCCGGAAGAGGCTGCCGTCAGAGAACTGCAAGAAGAATGCGGGTACGGGGTAAAAGGCGCCCCCGGCACTGAGGCCGGGGTGACAATGTATCTCGGTTCCTTTCCGGTGAATCCAGATAGGCATCGCGGGAAGTTCCATGTGGTGTTCATCGACGGCGTGGAACGCTTGGGCAAAACGAGCTTTGACGATACGGAAGATATCGAAACGTTCCTGTACACGGACGAAGAATTCCAGGCAAAAGTTGCTGATGGCACGTTCAATCACCCGCTTCAAATCGCAGGCTACTTCAAGTGGAAATTATCGCAATCCGCCTCCCGATCTTAATTCTCGGGCTGAATGGCGTTCCCGGTTTTGCACTTTTTAGGCATTTCAATAAACTGTACGGCAACGTGGCCGTTCGCGGGGATGTACCCGGCGTTATCGGCGTTCGCCCCATCAAGCACCCGTGCGTTTTTGGCGACAACGTTTTTGGCGTAGACGCCGAAGAAACGGAACGCTTGGGCGAGCTTTTCGAGCGTTTTCACTTTGGCACAGTCATCGACGCCAGCGGAAACTGCGCGCTGAAAGCCTGCGAATGCGACCCCGCGCGCAGCCGACTTTTGAATTACAGTCAAGGCGTTGATGCAGCCACGTTCGCCGCACGCTACAACGCAACACTCATCCGCATTTCCGCCGACATGGTCTTTAGTGGCAACGAAAAAACAAAGCCAAACCGCCCTTACGTCGAAACCGACCCCAAAGACCCCATCCACAATTACGGCAAGCACCAGGCCGAAGCCGAAGATGCGATTACCGCCATCAAGCCAGATGTGGTGATTCTCCGCGTGCCGCTCCCGATGGATTACGCTCCCGGCGGATGCGCCGGCGCTATCGACTGGATCACATACCGGTTCCGCCCCGGTCGCCCAGCAACCTTGTTCACCGATGAATTCCGCAACCCGCTTTCGGGTCCAGACCTTTGCCGCACCGTGCAATACATCTTGGAACACAAATTCCCCGCAGGCATTTACAACTGTGGCGGTCCACGT
This is a stretch of genomic DNA from Fibrobacter sp. UWB13. It encodes these proteins:
- a CDS encoding GGDEF domain-containing protein, with protein sequence MEILKPMVVHPHLIVLYPQSEFAELPLELGTVVLGRGQDADIRFEDELVSRRHCALTFDGQSVTVEDLGSTNGTFVDGNYINKQILDSDNRLQIGKMVLKVAYKDQSEEAFSRELYEAATMDELTGVLNRQAFMDRSAGELVCARRGGTFIHVAMIRVDEFKRLTESCGEMCGDLILKEVARILNDEKRDSDLLARYEGEKFLLLMNGISPEDATKRAEKMRLVIERHIFSWMDSRIPVTISIGLVSRQGAEVSQMNEFIAESDGLLNTAG
- a CDS encoding MATE family efflux transporter, encoding MEDVINNKKLNAMGTASIPKIVMQFSVPAIISMLVEALYNIVDRYFVGQGVGSLGIGGITICFPIALFIMAMSMMVGVGGNTLFAIRLGERKYQQAAIILNNSFVLLIIMAVSSFTLGQIFMVPLLKLFGASDQLLPVASSYMRIILCGAIFQTIVPGMNHFIRSMGHPKTAMTRVMIGAGSNVILDWLFIMKFNWGIEGAAWATVLSQFIGGLAVMQFFVKKTTPIKVNRRYMKLRLPYVRKIFILGLPPSIMQISNSLVNAILARSLTSYGTRDLPIVNGMTGGDQAIAAFGILMSIVSMIVLPLMGFVTGSQPIIGYNYGAKYNNRVRDTVKFTMLYAIAFIVVAWLLVMTNTLAFVKPFVPNDQNMQQLTSKALRTFICMMPFVPLGMVSGNFFQGTGKAWRSMFLNACRQLILLIPFLFIMPRFFGLRGVFMAQPIADFVTAVIAIIMLRAELKNIPRI
- a CDS encoding NAD(P)-dependent oxidoreductase, producing the protein MDLQSILSSVLDEVYEKNEYPALAALESEWTHTRPFDGLRVLVATPIYRNTMTEYRALVAGGADLLVGFSEFNDPDVVDFMREWGVPVVTPAEMLEAESHGEFVDVVLDCAGPFAVLHPKIGFVELTRSGVHYYKNAEKPVYVADSGIVKRIETSLGTGDGYFRALEKLGFGGDFEGKKLLVFGSGKVGSGIALQGVRRGCNVTVVTDLKRGQSQTANSENAEHSAAPETMPAGDFSAVLEQNDVAVVDCHDYATVASLIENSDFVVTATGVKNALAAPELTEALLSTQANLANMGVEDEYGEAIPAEKVLNDKGPLNFILEEPTHLKYIDTSLALHAALAERLVQEAATLEDSSDAASAENAVGLRFPPQEIEQRLLTIAIQNGVIGPEICSMLGGIPTEMD
- a CDS encoding polysaccharide deacetylase family protein, yielding MNYKKISIASVAVGMFAAGAAFAQNAEIATWSGFRKGAASFTFDDGAPSQVSDAAPVFDKYGYKGTFNLVYNWNPNWSGFQGMADNGHEIASHSNSHGQNMSGEEASSKQNINGKIKQKYGIITVAYPNCNVPNESAVKSNYIVGRICNGSWKGMSDEMGKDGPSNWAQTPATMTGAEGQIKSTNDFTGRMQKVIQSNGWAAFLTHGFQGKNNGNATYSPTDLGAIEGALKWAKENDKDIWVAPMGFVAMYIKERNASKIEPQDGGAANTMTFELKHSIADNISKYDYPLSIKVKTDWTKVEVTQSDAKLESKVDGGYVYFDAVPNAGKIVVKNANAAAESSSSAEPPASSSSSEPAVSSSSTTALPMQSLDGRHLAAYVDASGYITVQNAQGLNITVFNSLGNVVRTTKGIGMLQKVYTGAKGMYVVKIGNRAWTMNIK
- a CDS encoding TIGR02147 family protein — translated: MKPITEYQDYRKYMLDYFEWRKKSSAFSWREFSKIAGFSSPSYLKLVCDGKSSLSRVGVPLVAAAMNLNDFEREYFKLMVEFTNAKDDGYKKEAFLEMERLANEQRARVLNADAFDYYESAVNSVVRELAPLMPGALPGEIAKKIKHTFTAQQVRVSLKLLVKLDLLKSLGENVYEQTDKVITGSGDALKLALRSMNGQMIDLAREAIEKIAPGERNISGVTIGVDENAVKRISEEVDRFRKQVIAIAGESKKINQVYRLNLQLFPLTEKV
- a CDS encoding NUDIX hydrolase — encoded protein: MKPWKLLDSEFLVDAPWLKVAKETCELPSGKVIDDFYTLWQPDWVLILARTKEGKWVMTEQYRHGTGKIALEFPAGIIDKGETPEEAAVRELQEECGYGVKGAPGTEAGVTMYLGSFPVNPDRHRGKFHVVFIDGVERLGKTSFDDTEDIETFLYTDEEFQAKVADGTFNHPLQIAGYFKWKLSQSASRS
- a CDS encoding sugar nucleotide-binding protein gives rise to the protein MEIIAIRLPILILGLNGVPGFALFRHFNKLYGNVAVRGDVPGVIGVRPIKHPCVFGDNVFGVDAEETERLGELFERFHFGTVIDASGNCALKACECDPARSRLLNYSQGVDAATFAARYNATLIRISADMVFSGNEKTKPNRPYVETDPKDPIHNYGKHQAEAEDAITAIKPDVVILRVPLPMDYAPGGCAGAIDWITYRFRPGRPATLFTDEFRNPLSGPDLCRTVQYILEHKFPAGIYNCGGPRRVSLYNVGQIVNAVGGYPAELLHGVPRIEGGRMPPRVGDLSINSEKLYKLLPPGFIKPWPVFDELVPDSFDWHKTFGRHIKEKSKMGSDEAITNLLVNGVDTGFIRELGGTKD